GGCTATGTATTGGGCATCTGCAATGGTTTCCAAATTCTTTGCGAGGCAGGAATGCTTCCCGGCGCTCTGATACGAAATCGTTCGCTGCAATTCCGCTGCGAACAGGTGTTCCTGCAAACCGCGACGAAACAGTCGCCCTTCACAAGCGGGATTCCCGACGGAAAACTATTGTGTGTGCCGATTGCCCACGGAGAGGGCTGTTATTTTGCTGACGAAGCCACGCGCGCCCGCTTGAAAGCCAATGACCAGGT
The nucleotide sequence above comes from Verrucomicrobiia bacterium. Encoded proteins:
- the purQ gene encoding phosphoribosylformylglycinamidine synthase subunit PurQ, with product MNFAVLQFPGSNCDQDCVHVLRNVLGHSARTVWHKDSSLGDADAVLIPGGFSYGDYLRTGAIARFSPVMQAVQNFASNGGYVLGICNGFQILCEAGMLPGALIRNRSLQFRCEQVFLQTATKQSPFTSGIPDGKLLCVPIAHGEGCYFADEATRARLKANDQV